A window from Pseudomonas alloputida encodes these proteins:
- the gabP gene encoding GABA permease, translating to MSGNNSNDLAQGLKQRHVTMLSIAGVIGAGLFVGSGHAIAAAGPAVLLAYAAAGTLVVLVMRMLGEMAVASPDTGSFSTYADRAIGRWAGFTIGWLYWWFWVLVIPLEANAAAAILHAWFPAVDLWAFSLIITLALTLTNLCSVKNYGEFEFWFALLKVLAIIGFIAVGCAALFGFVPSSQVSGTSHLFDTQGFMPNGLGAVLAAMLTTMFSFMGTEIVTIAAAESKDPGKQISRATNSVIWRICLFYLVSIFLVVALVPWNDPALAETGSYQTVLSRIGVPNAKLIVDIVVLIAVTSCLNSALYTSSRMLFSLSKRGDAPAIAQRTTKAATPHVAVLLSTAAAFLCVFANFVAPAQVFEFLLASSGAIALLVYLVIAVSQLRMRAQREARGEKITFKMWLFPGLTWATIAFIVAILVVMALREDHRAEIIATALLSIGVVAAGLLVHRKREAAGRAALDS from the coding sequence ATGAGCGGTAACAATTCCAATGACCTCGCTCAGGGGCTCAAACAACGGCATGTGACCATGCTGTCCATCGCTGGCGTCATCGGTGCAGGCCTGTTCGTAGGCTCCGGCCACGCCATCGCAGCGGCCGGCCCTGCCGTGCTGCTGGCTTACGCTGCCGCCGGTACGCTGGTCGTGCTGGTGATGCGTATGTTGGGTGAAATGGCAGTCGCCTCGCCTGACACCGGTTCGTTCTCTACGTATGCCGACCGCGCCATCGGGCGCTGGGCCGGTTTCACCATTGGCTGGCTGTACTGGTGGTTCTGGGTGCTGGTGATTCCGCTGGAGGCCAACGCCGCCGCAGCCATTCTGCATGCCTGGTTCCCGGCGGTTGACCTGTGGGCGTTCTCCCTCATCATTACCCTGGCACTGACACTCACCAACCTGTGCAGCGTGAAGAACTACGGTGAGTTCGAGTTCTGGTTTGCCCTGCTCAAAGTGCTGGCGATCATCGGCTTCATCGCCGTGGGCTGTGCTGCCTTGTTCGGCTTTGTACCGAGCAGCCAGGTGAGCGGTACCAGCCACCTGTTCGATACCCAGGGCTTCATGCCCAACGGCCTGGGCGCGGTGCTGGCAGCCATGCTGACCACCATGTTCTCGTTCATGGGTACCGAAATCGTCACCATCGCCGCTGCCGAGTCGAAGGACCCGGGCAAGCAGATCAGCCGTGCCACCAACTCGGTAATCTGGCGTATCTGCCTGTTCTACCTGGTATCGATCTTCCTGGTCGTGGCCCTGGTGCCGTGGAACGACCCGGCCCTGGCCGAGACGGGCTCCTACCAGACCGTGCTGAGCCGTATCGGTGTGCCGAATGCCAAGCTGATCGTCGACATTGTCGTGCTGATTGCCGTGACCAGCTGCCTGAACTCGGCGTTGTACACTTCTTCGCGCATGTTGTTCTCGCTGAGCAAGCGTGGCGACGCCCCGGCCATCGCCCAGCGCACCACCAAGGCGGCGACCCCGCACGTGGCGGTACTGCTGTCCACCGCAGCGGCATTCCTTTGCGTGTTCGCCAACTTCGTGGCACCGGCCCAGGTGTTCGAGTTCCTGCTGGCCAGCTCTGGCGCCATCGCGCTGCTGGTGTACCTGGTGATTGCCGTTTCGCAGCTGCGCATGCGCGCCCAGCGTGAAGCCCGCGGCGAGAAGATCACCTTCAAGATGTGGCTGTTCCCGGGCCTGACCTGGGCGACCATTGCCTTCATCGTTGCCATTCTGGTGGTCATGGCGCTGCGTGAGGATCACCGTGCGGAGATCATTGCGACTGCGCTGCTGAGTATTGGTGTGGTGGCGGCTGGCTTGCTGGTGCACCGCAAGCGCGAGGCTGCCGGGCGGGCGGCGCTGGACAGCTGA
- a CDS encoding oxidative damage protection protein, which translates to MTRTVMCRKYQEELPGLERPPYPGAKGQDIFEHISQKAWADWQKHQTMLINEKRLNMMNAEDRKFLQAEMDKFFAGEEYAQAEGYVPPAE; encoded by the coding sequence ATGACCCGCACCGTGATGTGCCGCAAATACCAAGAAGAACTGCCAGGCCTGGAACGCCCGCCCTATCCCGGTGCCAAGGGCCAGGACATCTTCGAACACATCTCGCAGAAAGCCTGGGCCGACTGGCAGAAGCACCAGACCATGCTGATCAACGAGAAGCGCCTGAACATGATGAACGCCGAGGACCGCAAATTCCTCCAGGCTGAGATGGACAAGTTTTTCGCCGGCGAAGAATACGCCCAGGCCGAAGGCTACGTTCCACCGGCCGAATGA
- the mutY gene encoding A/G-specific adenine glycosylase gives MSPEQFSSAVLDWYDEHGRHDLPWQQGITPYRVWVSEIMLQQTQVSTVLNYFDRFMQALPTVQALAEAPEDEVLHLWTGLGYYTRARNLQKAAKVVVEQHGGEFPRSVEQLTELPGIGRSTAGAIASISMGIRAPILDGNVKRVLARYTAQAGYPGEPKVANQLWATAERFTPQQRANHYTQAMMDMGATLCTRSKPSCLICPLQRGCEAHLHGEETRYPEPKPRKALPQRRTLMPLLANHEGAILLYRRPSSGLWGGLWSLPELDDIAQLDDLAYQHGLRLAGRHAMDGLTHTFSHFQLAIEPWLVHVDPVGEHVAEADWLWYNLATPPRLGLAAPVKKLLERAADELIAGDAR, from the coding sequence ATGAGCCCCGAGCAGTTCTCCAGCGCAGTGCTGGACTGGTATGACGAGCACGGCCGGCACGACCTGCCCTGGCAACAGGGCATCACGCCGTACCGGGTGTGGGTGTCGGAAATCATGTTGCAGCAGACCCAGGTCAGCACCGTGCTCAATTACTTCGACCGCTTCATGCAGGCCCTGCCAACGGTGCAAGCCCTGGCCGAGGCACCGGAGGACGAAGTGCTGCACCTGTGGACGGGCCTTGGCTACTACACCCGCGCACGCAACCTGCAAAAGGCCGCCAAGGTCGTCGTCGAGCAACATGGCGGCGAATTCCCGCGCAGTGTCGAGCAGCTTACCGAGCTGCCCGGCATTGGCCGCTCCACTGCCGGCGCCATCGCCAGCATCAGCATGGGCATCCGCGCACCGATCCTCGACGGCAACGTCAAGCGCGTGCTGGCACGCTACACCGCCCAGGCCGGCTACCCTGGCGAACCCAAGGTTGCCAACCAGCTATGGGCCACCGCCGAGCGCTTTACCCCGCAACAACGCGCCAACCACTACACCCAGGCGATGATGGACATGGGCGCCACGCTGTGTACGCGCAGCAAGCCCAGTTGCCTGATCTGCCCGTTGCAGCGCGGCTGCGAAGCGCACCTGCACGGCGAGGAAACCCGCTACCCCGAGCCCAAACCGCGCAAGGCGCTGCCGCAACGGCGCACATTGATGCCACTGTTGGCCAACCACGAAGGCGCCATCCTGCTTTACCGCCGCCCTTCCAGCGGCCTGTGGGGTGGTTTGTGGAGCCTCCCGGAGCTGGACGACATCGCCCAGCTCGACGACCTGGCCTACCAGCACGGCCTGCGCCTGGCTGGCCGCCACGCCATGGACGGCCTGACCCATACCTTCAGCCACTTCCAGCTGGCGATCGAGCCATGGCTCGTGCACGTCGACCCGGTCGGCGAGCACGTGGCCGAGGCCGACTGGCTCTGGTATAACCTCGCCACCCCGCCGCGCCTGGGCCTCGCCGCCCCGGTGAAAAAGCTGCTTGAACGCGCGGCCGACGAACTGATCGCAGGAGACGCCCGATGA
- a CDS encoding AsmA family protein, producing MKAFGKILGLGLLGLLLIIVALGFALTHLFDPNDYKDEIRQLARDKAHVELTLNGDIGWSLFPWLGLELHEASIATLNKPKEPFADLQMLGLSVRVLPLLRREVQMSDVRVEGLNLTLARDEQGHGNWEDIGKPLPAQNGASTDASAQAPAEQTPATTNSNDRAIKLDIDSLTVNNARVQYTDAKTGHSYSAESIQLSTGPIHEGANIALKASAFISASQPSIKARTELAGELRFDRKLKRYNFEDMRLSGETSGEPTGGKTVTFAAQGQLLVDLAANVASWNGLKVSANQLRALGELNLRDLDKAPQLSGGLSIAQFNLRAFLESIGHPLPATNDPAAFAKLELVTRLLGTPSSLALEDLAVKLDDSTFSGRVAVEDFAKQALRLQLKGDTFDADRYLPAKSEEAKGATAARQAEVKQQEASAVAGAGTTPLPNAPTQVAWSDDKLLPVDRLRALDLQADLAFGSLTLDKLPIESAQLKAVGQGGLLTLQTLRGELYNGTFEAKGTVDVRPAVPQLGVNTNIQRVPVEHFIKTEGKEQTPPVKGLLTLTSDLTATGNSQKALVDTLNGSANFAINDGVLVNANLEQQLCQAIATLNRKTLSSEPRGKDTPFQELRGSLVVRNGVASNPDLKARIPGLTVNGHGDLDLRVLGMDYNIGIVVEGDQRAMPDPACQVNERYVGVEVPLRCRGPLELGAKACRLDQNGLGKVAAKLAGNRLKDKIDEKLDEKLGDKVSPELKDALKGLFNR from the coding sequence ATGAAAGCGTTCGGCAAAATCCTGGGACTGGGGCTTCTCGGGTTACTGCTGATCATCGTGGCGCTGGGCTTCGCCCTGACCCACCTCTTTGATCCCAACGACTACAAAGACGAGATTCGCCAGCTGGCACGCGACAAGGCGCACGTCGAACTGACCCTCAACGGTGACATCGGCTGGAGCCTGTTCCCGTGGCTGGGCCTGGAGCTGCACGAAGCCAGCATCGCCACCTTGAACAAACCCAAGGAACCGTTCGCCGACCTGCAGATGCTTGGCCTTTCGGTTCGTGTGCTGCCGCTGCTGCGCCGCGAAGTGCAAATGAGCGACGTACGTGTCGAGGGCCTGAACCTGACCCTGGCGCGTGACGAACAGGGCCATGGCAACTGGGAGGACATCGGCAAGCCGCTGCCCGCGCAGAATGGCGCAAGCACCGATGCATCCGCACAGGCACCTGCCGAGCAGACGCCTGCGACCACCAACAGCAACGACCGCGCCATCAAGCTGGACATCGACAGCCTGACCGTGAACAACGCCCGCGTGCAGTACACCGATGCCAAGACCGGCCACAGCTACAGCGCCGAAAGCATCCAGCTGAGCACCGGCCCGATCCACGAAGGCGCAAACATTGCGCTCAAGGCCAGCGCCTTTATCAGCGCCAGCCAGCCGAGCATCAAGGCCCGTACCGAGCTGGCCGGCGAATTGCGTTTCGACCGCAAGCTCAAACGCTACAACTTCGAAGACATGCGCCTGTCGGGCGAGACCTCGGGTGAGCCTACCGGCGGCAAGACCGTGACCTTCGCCGCCCAAGGCCAACTGCTGGTCGACCTGGCCGCCAATGTCGCCTCATGGAACGGCCTGAAAGTCTCGGCCAACCAACTGCGCGCCCTCGGTGAGCTGAACCTGCGTGATCTGGACAAGGCACCCCAGCTGAGCGGCGGCCTGTCCATCGCCCAGTTCAACCTGCGCGCCTTCCTTGAAAGCATTGGCCACCCGCTGCCGGCCACCAACGACCCGGCCGCCTTCGCCAAGCTGGAGCTGGTGACTCGCCTGCTGGGCACACCCAGCAGCCTGGCCCTGGAAGACCTGGCGGTGAAGCTGGACGACAGCACCTTCAGCGGCCGCGTGGCCGTCGAAGATTTCGCCAAACAAGCCCTGCGCCTGCAACTTAAGGGCGACACCTTCGACGCCGACCGCTACCTGCCGGCCAAGAGCGAAGAAGCCAAGGGCGCCACCGCTGCGCGCCAGGCCGAGGTCAAGCAACAAGAGGCCAGCGCCGTAGCCGGTGCCGGCACCACACCACTGCCCAACGCCCCAACACAAGTGGCATGGAGCGACGACAAGCTGCTGCCGGTCGACCGTCTGCGCGCCCTCGACCTGCAGGCCGACCTGGCCTTCGGCTCGTTGACCCTGGATAAGCTGCCGATCGAGAGCGCCCAGCTCAAGGCCGTTGGCCAAGGCGGCCTGCTGACCCTGCAAACCCTGCGCGGAGAGCTGTACAACGGCACCTTCGAAGCCAAGGGCACGGTCGACGTGCGCCCTGCCGTGCCACAGCTGGGTGTGAACACCAATATCCAGCGGGTGCCGGTGGAACACTTCATCAAGACCGAAGGCAAGGAACAGACGCCGCCGGTCAAGGGCCTGCTGACCCTGACCAGTGATCTGACAGCCACCGGTAACAGCCAGAAAGCACTGGTCGACACCCTGAACGGCAGCGCAAACTTCGCCATCAACGATGGCGTGCTGGTCAATGCCAACCTGGAACAGCAGTTGTGCCAAGCCATCGCCACGCTCAATCGCAAGACGCTGAGCAGCGAACCACGCGGCAAGGACACCCCCTTCCAGGAGCTGCGCGGCAGCCTGGTGGTACGCAATGGCGTCGCCAGCAACCCGGACCTCAAGGCGCGCATCCCGGGCCTGACCGTCAATGGCCATGGTGACCTCGACCTGCGCGTGCTGGGCATGGACTACAACATCGGCATAGTCGTCGAAGGCGACCAGCGTGCCATGCCGGACCCGGCCTGCCAGGTCAACGAACGTTATGTGGGTGTTGAAGTCCCCCTGCGCTGCCGTGGTCCGCTGGAACTCGGCGCAAAGGCCTGCCGCCTCGACCAGAACGGCCTGGGCAAGGTTGCCGCCAAGCTGGCCGGCAACCGCCTGAAAGACAAGATCGATGAAAAACTTGACGAAAAACTTGGAGACAAAGTGAGCCCGGAACTGAAAGACGCGCTCAAGGGGCTGTTCAACCGATGA
- a CDS encoding OFA family MFS transporter, which produces MTSTVATGTLASEPGFLSKERIIARPGFNRWLVPPAALAIHLCIGMAYGFSVFWLPLSQALGITAPVACAADMGFMARMFSAECDWPISMLSWIYTLFFVFLGCSAAVLGGWLEHAGPRKAGLVSALCWCGGMLLSAIGVKTHQLWLMWLGSGVIGGIGLGLGYISPVSTLIKWFPDKRGMATGMAIMGFGGGAMVGAPLATALMGHFGNEHEVGVWQSFVAMAAIYFVFMTAGALAYRVPPTGWKPEGWAAPLKNAGNAMVTDRHVHVSVAWKTPQFALIWLVLCLNVSAGIGILGMASPLLQEVFAGKLLGNELTFSQLSTAQLAQIAAIAAGFTGLLSLFNIGGRFFWASFSDYIGRKNTYFAFFALGVGLYSLVPNMGHLGNVALFVAAFCIILSMYGGGFATVPAYLADLFGTQMVGAIHGRLLTAWAAAGVLGPVLITYLREYQLAAGVERAAAYDMTLYILASLLVLGFICNMLVRPVADKHFMSDAELAAERALSHDKGADGARSLEWKAAPGSLPLVLLAWAVVVVPLAWGVWVTLQKTAVLFH; this is translated from the coding sequence ATGACCAGTACCGTCGCGACGGGAACCTTGGCCAGTGAGCCAGGCTTCCTGTCGAAGGAACGCATAATCGCCCGCCCGGGCTTCAACCGCTGGCTGGTCCCACCAGCTGCCCTGGCCATTCACCTGTGCATCGGTATGGCCTACGGCTTCTCGGTATTCTGGCTGCCTTTGTCGCAAGCCCTGGGGATCACCGCCCCCGTCGCCTGTGCGGCAGACATGGGCTTCATGGCCCGGATGTTCAGCGCCGAATGCGACTGGCCAATCTCGATGCTGAGCTGGATCTATACCCTGTTCTTCGTCTTCCTCGGCTGCTCGGCGGCGGTGCTGGGCGGCTGGCTGGAGCACGCCGGCCCGCGCAAGGCTGGCTTGGTGTCGGCCTTGTGCTGGTGCGGTGGCATGCTGCTTTCGGCGATAGGTGTGAAAACCCATCAGCTGTGGCTGATGTGGCTTGGCTCGGGCGTGATTGGCGGTATCGGTCTGGGCCTGGGCTACATCTCACCCGTGTCGACCTTGATCAAGTGGTTCCCGGACAAACGCGGCATGGCCACCGGTATGGCGATCATGGGCTTCGGCGGCGGGGCCATGGTCGGGGCGCCGCTGGCCACCGCGCTTATGGGGCATTTTGGCAATGAGCACGAGGTTGGCGTATGGCAGAGCTTTGTCGCCATGGCGGCGATCTACTTCGTGTTCATGACCGCTGGCGCCCTGGCGTATCGCGTACCACCGACCGGCTGGAAGCCTGAAGGCTGGGCTGCGCCGTTGAAGAATGCCGGTAACGCCATGGTCACCGACCGTCATGTGCACGTCAGTGTGGCCTGGAAGACCCCGCAGTTCGCGCTTATCTGGCTGGTGCTGTGCCTGAACGTGTCGGCGGGCATCGGCATTTTGGGCATGGCTTCACCGCTGCTGCAGGAAGTGTTCGCCGGTAAATTACTGGGCAACGAACTGACCTTCAGCCAGCTGAGCACTGCGCAGTTGGCGCAGATTGCCGCGATCGCCGCCGGCTTTACCGGCCTGCTGAGCCTGTTCAACATTGGCGGCCGGTTCTTCTGGGCATCGTTCTCCGACTACATCGGCCGCAAGAACACCTACTTTGCCTTCTTCGCCTTGGGTGTGGGCTTGTACAGCCTGGTGCCGAACATGGGGCACCTGGGCAACGTGGCGCTTTTCGTGGCAGCGTTCTGCATCATCCTATCGATGTATGGCGGTGGTTTTGCAACGGTGCCGGCCTACCTGGCCGACCTGTTCGGCACGCAGATGGTGGGTGCCATCCATGGCCGCCTGCTGACCGCCTGGGCGGCAGCGGGGGTGCTGGGGCCGGTGCTGATCACCTACCTGCGCGAGTATCAACTGGCAGCGGGCGTGGAGCGGGCGGCGGCTTATGACATGACCTTGTACATCCTCGCGAGTCTGCTGGTGCTGGGCTTTATCTGCAACATGCTGGTGCGCCCAGTGGCCGACAAGCACTTCATGAGTGATGCCGAACTGGCGGCCGAGCGGGCGTTGAGCCATGACAAGGGCGCCGATGGGGCGCGGTCGCTGGAGTGGAAAGCGGCGCCAGGCAGCCTGCCACTGGTGCTGCTGGCCTGGGCGGTGGTGGTCGTGCCGTTGGCCTGGGGTGTGTGGGTGACACTGCAGAAGACTGCTGTCCTGTTCCATTGA
- the hisB gene encoding imidazoleglycerol-phosphate dehydratase HisB — translation MVERKASVERNTLETQVKCSINLDGSGKARFDIGVPFLEHMLDQIARHGLIDLDIECKGDTHIDDHHTVEDVGITLGMAFAQAIGDKKGIFRYGHAYVPLDEALSRVVIDFSGRPGLQMHVPYTRASVGGFDVDLFQEFFQGFVNHALVTLHIDNLRGHNTHHQIETVFKAFGRALRMAITLDERMAGQMPSTKGCL, via the coding sequence ATGGTTGAACGTAAGGCTTCCGTCGAGCGCAATACCCTGGAAACCCAGGTCAAGTGCTCGATCAACCTCGATGGCAGCGGCAAGGCCCGATTCGATATCGGTGTGCCCTTCCTTGAACACATGCTGGACCAGATCGCCCGCCATGGGTTGATCGATCTGGATATCGAGTGCAAGGGTGATACGCATATCGACGATCACCATACCGTCGAAGACGTCGGCATCACCCTGGGCATGGCATTCGCCCAGGCCATCGGTGACAAGAAAGGTATCTTCCGCTACGGCCACGCCTACGTGCCGCTGGACGAAGCGCTGTCACGCGTGGTCATCGACTTCTCTGGCCGCCCAGGCCTGCAGATGCACGTACCGTATACCCGTGCCAGCGTTGGCGGCTTCGATGTCGACCTGTTCCAGGAGTTTTTCCAGGGCTTCGTCAACCACGCCCTGGTAACCCTGCATATCGACAACCTGCGTGGCCACAACACCCACCACCAGATCGAAACCGTATTCAAGGCTTTCGGCCGCGCTCTGCGCATGGCCATCACCCTCGACGAGCGTATGGCCGGGCAGATGCCTTCCACCAAAGGGTGCCTGTAA
- the hisH gene encoding imidazole glycerol phosphate synthase subunit HisH — MQTVAVIDYGMGNLHSVAKALEHVGAGKVLVTSDASVIREADRVVFPGVGAIRDCMAEIRRLGFDSLVREVSQDRPFLGICVGMQALLEHSEENAGVDCIGLFPGQVRFFGKDLQEEGEHLKVPHMGWNEVSQTIDHPLWHDIPDRARFYFVHSYYINAGKPGQVVGRGHYGVDFAAALADGSRFAVQFHPEKSHTHGLQLLQNFIAWDGRW; from the coding sequence ATGCAAACGGTAGCCGTAATCGACTATGGCATGGGTAACCTGCACTCGGTGGCCAAGGCGCTTGAGCACGTAGGTGCCGGTAAAGTGCTGGTTACCAGCGATGCCTCAGTGATCCGCGAGGCCGACCGTGTGGTGTTCCCGGGCGTGGGCGCGATTCGCGACTGCATGGCCGAGATCCGCCGCCTGGGCTTCGACAGCCTGGTGCGCGAAGTCAGCCAGGACCGCCCGTTCCTCGGCATCTGCGTCGGTATGCAGGCGCTGCTCGAGCACAGTGAGGAAAACGCCGGCGTCGACTGCATTGGCCTGTTCCCTGGCCAGGTGCGCTTTTTCGGCAAAGACCTGCAAGAAGAGGGCGAGCACCTGAAGGTGCCGCACATGGGCTGGAACGAAGTCAGCCAGACCATCGACCACCCGCTGTGGCACGACATCCCTGATCGCGCACGTTTCTACTTCGTGCACAGCTACTACATCAATGCCGGCAAGCCGGGCCAGGTGGTGGGTCGCGGTCACTATGGCGTCGATTTCGCCGCAGCGCTGGCCGACGGTTCGCGTTTTGCCGTGCAGTTCCACCCGGAGAAGAGCCATACCCATGGCCTGCAGCTGCTGCAGAACTTCATCGCCTGGGACGGGCGCTGGTAA
- a CDS encoding DUF2164 domain-containing protein — protein sequence MSRSKTKAPTITLAPEQERDALDTLKRFLEDRFELQLGSFEVAEVLELFSKEIAPHYYNRAIADVQLHLKERFESIESDLWALEKP from the coding sequence ATGAGCAGGTCGAAGACCAAGGCCCCGACCATCACCCTGGCCCCCGAGCAGGAGCGCGATGCGCTCGACACCTTGAAGCGTTTTCTCGAAGACCGCTTCGAGCTGCAGTTGGGGTCGTTCGAGGTGGCCGAGGTCCTCGAGCTGTTCAGCAAAGAGATTGCACCCCATTACTACAACAGGGCGATTGCCGATGTTCAGCTGCACCTCAAGGAGCGGTTCGAGAGCATCGAAAGCGACCTGTGGGCACTCGAGAAGCCCTGA
- the hisA gene encoding 1-(5-phosphoribosyl)-5-[(5-phosphoribosylamino)methylideneamino]imidazole-4-carboxamide isomerase, giving the protein MLIIPAIDLKDGACVRLRQGRMEDSTVFSDDPVSMAAKWVEGGCRRLHLVDLNGAFEGQPVNGEVVTAIAKRYPNLPIQIGGGIRSLETIEHYVKAGVSYVIIGTKAVKQPEFVAEACKAFPGKVIVGLDAKDGFVATDGWAEVSSVQVIDLAKRFEADGVSAIVYTDIAKDGMMQGCNVPFTKALAEATRIPVIASGGIHNLGDIKALLDAKAPGIIGAITGRAIYEGTLDVAEAQAFCDNYQG; this is encoded by the coding sequence ATGCTGATTATCCCCGCTATCGATCTGAAGGACGGTGCTTGCGTGCGCCTGCGCCAGGGCCGCATGGAAGACTCTACGGTATTTTCCGACGACCCGGTGAGCATGGCCGCCAAGTGGGTCGAGGGTGGCTGCCGCCGCCTGCACCTGGTCGACCTCAACGGCGCCTTCGAAGGCCAGCCGGTCAATGGTGAAGTGGTTACCGCCATCGCCAAGCGCTACCCGAACCTGCCGATCCAGATCGGCGGCGGTATCCGTTCGCTGGAAACCATCGAACACTACGTCAAGGCTGGCGTCAGCTACGTGATCATCGGCACCAAGGCCGTCAAGCAGCCCGAGTTCGTCGCTGAAGCGTGCAAAGCCTTCCCGGGCAAGGTCATCGTCGGCCTGGACGCCAAGGACGGTTTCGTCGCCACCGACGGTTGGGCCGAAGTGAGCTCGGTGCAGGTCATCGACCTGGCCAAGCGTTTCGAGGCCGATGGCGTCTCGGCGATCGTCTACACCGACATTGCCAAGGACGGCATGATGCAGGGCTGCAACGTGCCCTTCACCAAGGCACTGGCTGAAGCCACCCGTATCCCGGTGATCGCCTCGGGCGGCATTCACAACCTGGGTGACATCAAGGCCCTGCTGGACGCCAAGGCCCCGGGCATCATCGGCGCCATCACCGGCCGTGCCATCTACGAAGGCACCCTGGATGTCGCTGAGGCCCAGGCCTTCTGTGACAACTACCAAGGCTGA
- the hisF gene encoding imidazole glycerol phosphate synthase subunit HisF: MALAKRIIPCLDVDNGRVVKGVKFENIRDAGDPVEIARRYDEQGADEITFLDITASVDGRDTTLHTVERMASQVFIPLTVGGGVRTVQDIRNLLNAGADKVSINTAAVFNPEFVGEAADRFGSQCIVVAIDAKKVSGPGEAPRWEIFTHGGRKPTGLDAVEWAKKMEGLGAGEILLTSMDQDGMKNGFDLGVTRAISDALGIPVIASGGVGNLQHLADGILEGHASAVLAASIFHFGEYTVPEAKAYMASRGIVVR, translated from the coding sequence ATGGCACTGGCCAAGCGCATTATCCCTTGCCTGGACGTGGACAACGGCCGGGTGGTCAAGGGCGTCAAGTTCGAGAACATCCGTGATGCCGGCGACCCGGTGGAAATCGCCCGTCGCTACGACGAGCAAGGTGCCGACGAAATCACCTTTCTCGACATCACCGCCAGCGTCGATGGGCGCGACACCACGCTGCATACCGTCGAGCGCATGGCCAGCCAGGTGTTCATCCCGCTGACGGTTGGTGGTGGCGTGCGGACCGTGCAGGACATCCGCAACCTGCTCAACGCCGGTGCCGACAAGGTCTCGATCAACACCGCCGCGGTGTTCAACCCAGAGTTTGTCGGTGAGGCGGCGGACCGTTTCGGTTCGCAGTGCATCGTTGTCGCCATCGATGCCAAGAAAGTGTCCGGGCCAGGTGAAGCGCCGCGCTGGGAGATTTTCACTCACGGCGGGCGCAAGCCGACCGGGCTGGATGCAGTCGAGTGGGCGAAGAAGATGGAAGGCCTGGGCGCTGGCGAGATCCTGCTGACCAGCATGGACCAGGACGGCATGAAGAACGGCTTCGACCTGGGCGTTACCCGGGCTATCAGTGATGCGCTGGGGATTCCGGTGATTGCCTCGGGGGGGGTGGGTAACCTGCAGCACCTGGCAGACGGCATTCTGGAAGGGCATGCCAGCGCGGTGCTGGCGGCCAGCATCTTCCACTTTGGCGAGTACACAGTGCCGGAGGCCAAGGCCTACATGGCTTCGCGCGGGATCGTCGTTCGCTGA